The bacterium DNA window TCGTCACCGTGAAAGTTGCAGGCGAAGTTGGCGCCGTGCGAGCGGCAGTCGAGGCCGGTCGTCTGGCCGCAGCCAAAGTCGGCGAAGTCGTTGCAACCCACATCATTCCGAATCCGCATCTCGAATCTGAGGCGATCGTTTACACGCCAGCAGAGCGAGCAAAATGGAAATAACCGATCTTTTCTTGTGCAACCCCGGCAATTGATCTGCAATCTTTGCATCTTATCAGGCCTCGCCCTCCTCGCGGCCAGCCCATTCCGGAAGCCGACCACCTTTCCCAGTGACGGCTTCTTCCTGCACTCCACCAAAGTTCTCCGCCAACTCGCGGTGCGCATGGCGCGACCAGCGCTGCGGGCGGACCCCAGTCAGGACGCTAATGAGCAATGAAAGCTCTTCCGTTTCCAGCCTATGCCAAGATCAATGTTGGGCTTCGCATTCTCGGGCGGCGCGAGGACGGTTATCACAACCTCGACACGAACTTCCTGCAGATCAGCCTGCACGATACCTTGTTCTTTGAAAGGACTGCCGCGCCGGTTTTCGAACTGAGCTGCAATTGGCCCGAGCTGGCGGCAGGTGGCGCAAACCTTTGCGAGCACGCCTACCGTATGCTGGTGGAGGCCAGCGGGCAACCGCTCGGAGTCCGGCTTCGACTTGAAAAGAGAATACCGACGGGTGCCGGCTTGGGAGGGGGCAGCAGTGATGCGGCAGTGACTTTGCTGGCGCTCAATCAGCTCTGGCAACTCGATCTTCCTGTTTCCCGGCTGGAAGAGTTGGCGCTGC harbors:
- a CDS encoding BMC domain-containing protein, whose amino-acid sequence is MAERALGLVETRGLVAALEAADAMVKAAQVVLAGREITDAALVTVKVAGEVGAVRAAVEAGRLAAAKVGEVVATHIIPNPHLESEAIVYTPAERAKWK